ACGCGTGTCGCTGCGCGACGGGTTGGTGTTGGACCTCGATGGCTACAGCGAGCTGGTGATTTCGCGTCCCCTGCGGCTGACGCTGCCGCCCGTCGGGGACTTTCCGGCCGAACAAGTGCTCATCGACCCCAACCGGGTCGCGGTGCACGAACGCCCGCTGCTCGACCTGGCCGGCGCGGTGTGCACGCACGCCCGGTACGGCGATGACGGCGCGTTGCACCTGGGTTTTTCCCGAGGGCACCGCATCGATGTGGAGGCCGACGCGCACGCCACGGCCTGGGAGCTCTACGGCAAACGCCACGGATACATGGCCTGCCTGCCGCGTGGCCGGGTCCGGGTGGTCCGCCACGACATCCCCGACGCCGACGACACCGACGCCGGCGTCGGCGCAGGTCACTAGCGGCCCACAGGCGCGCCGCGCGGCCCCGGCGGACGCGCAGCGCGAACCACT
This genomic stretch from Mycobacterium dioxanotrophicus harbors:
- a CDS encoding DUF6188 family protein produces the protein MFTQWIEDCVVQRVSLRDGLVLDLDGYSELVISRPLRLTLPPVGDFPAEQVLIDPNRVAVHERPLLDLAGAVCTHARYGDDGALHLGFSRGHRIDVEADAHATAWELYGKRHGYMACLPRGRVRVVRHDIPDADDTDAGVGAGH